From Rutidosis leptorrhynchoides isolate AG116_Rl617_1_P2 chromosome 3, CSIRO_AGI_Rlap_v1, whole genome shotgun sequence, a single genomic window includes:
- the LOC139900993 gene encoding uncharacterized protein yields the protein MENNSITLIFFIKLVHHFFSKFSTLGSQPLFSTYVTLYTLILLYAPSFFLKIVLSPIFNSTLILLLSLLRLGAKGTSGNELIIHDSKYPNSIANEMSEKEFEYLEPRVLDHNHNQYEMGSFDELVLVQDLRSLEPRFLDFDEQRQNHVECKAQMDSCLESTQNHSTSKSISSCLDFQSNQLYKKYDHDLGLESSSMDNCQIWDFLKTNPMESSKVNEDDVEKRTDQVASKRMDMTMKLLEWNIKAPLEVIYEAYEGEEENDQESTENDKILSDENVVRSCEIRYPSLSMYYPESETSSSSDDNLTINESWETQERVFEWEDEDDNDMELIEISLDHSKTSIEFCHIEEDNLIEIDIFPA from the coding sequence ATGGAAAACAATTCCATTACTTTGATATTCTTCATCAAATTAGTTCATCATTTCTTTTCCAAATTTTCAACTCTTGGTTCACAACCTCTCTTTTCAACCTATGTTACTCTATATACTTTAATTCTCCTTTATGCTCCGTCCTTTTTCCTAAAAATAGTTCTTTCCCCTATTTTTAATTCCACCTTGATCTTACTCCTTTCTCTTCTTAGGCTAGGTGCCAAGGGGACGTCCGGAAATGAACTTATCATTCATGATTCAAAGTATCCTAACTCAATTGCGAATGAAATGTCAGAGAAGGAATTTGAATATTTGGAACCAAGAGTACTTGATCACAATCATAATCAATATGAGATGGGTTCATTCGATGAATTAGTTTTGGTTCAAGACTTGAGATCTTTGGAACCAAGATTTCTTGACTTTGATGAGCAAAGACAAAACCATGTAGAATGCAAGGCTCAAATGGATTCATGTCTTGAATCTACTCAAAACCATTCAACTTCCAAGTCTATATCTTCTTGTTTGGACTTTCAATCCAATCAATTGTACAAAAAATATGATCATGATTTAGGCTTGGAATCTAGCTCAATGGACAATTGTCAAATATGGGACTTTCTAAAAACCAATCCCATGGAATCATCGAAAGTGAATGAAGATGATGTAGAGAAAAGAACGGATCAAGTGGCTTCAAAGAGAATGGATATGACAATGAAGTTACTTGAGTGGAACATAAAAGCACCGTTGGAGGTCATATATGAAGCATATGAAGGAGAAGAAGAGAATGATCAAGAGAGTACTGAAAACGACAAGATACTTAGTGACGAAAACGTTGTGAGATCATGTGAAATTAGATATCCATCCTTATCAATGTACTACCCAGAAAGTGAGACGAGTAGCTCGTCTGATGATAATTTAACGATAAATGAAAGTTGGGAAACACAAGAACGTGTATTTGAATGGgaagatgaagatgataatgatatgGAGCTTATTGAAATTTCACTAGATCATTCGAAAACAAGTATTGAATTTTGTCATATAGAAGAAGATAACTTGATTGAAATTGACATTTTTCCCGCATGA